The proteins below are encoded in one region of Microbispora sp. NBC_01189:
- a CDS encoding lysophospholipid acyltransferase family protein — protein MSAVTPLPPAPSPPASGALERSVWLPVSSCATAACLRAQTRTAGPLRRAARIAGALAVLAAGLPVALVIGRTARRGTAVARWSRLFLRALGIRVVTRRGFSCLGGSARARAVRDDDGPALLVGNHVSWLDPLVMAATLPCRPLAKAEVGRWPVVRTLAAGGGALFVDRDALSTLPRVVADMTAALGRGESVAAFPEGTTWCGREMGRFRPAVFQAALDAGVPVRPVALRFVEGAGEWATPSTRPSFVGDDTLVASLLRIVATRDLVVEVTVFPGVRLEQPAPRGLHQADARGEPGQGERPRPGAARAALARIAEAQVRTALLPDSGRPALAA, from the coding sequence GTGAGCGCGGTCACGCCCCTGCCGCCCGCCCCCTCGCCGCCCGCCTCGGGGGCCCTTGAGCGCTCGGTCTGGCTGCCCGTGTCGTCCTGCGCGACCGCCGCGTGCCTGCGGGCGCAGACGCGTACGGCCGGGCCGCTGCGGCGGGCCGCCCGGATCGCGGGCGCGCTCGCGGTCCTCGCCGCCGGCCTGCCGGTCGCGCTCGTGATCGGCCGTACGGCCCGGCGGGGAACGGCCGTGGCCCGCTGGTCGCGCCTGTTCCTGCGGGCCCTCGGCATCAGGGTGGTGACCCGCCGCGGGTTCTCCTGCCTCGGAGGTTCCGCCCGGGCGCGGGCCGTACGCGACGACGACGGCCCGGCCCTGCTCGTCGGCAACCACGTCTCCTGGCTCGATCCCCTGGTGATGGCCGCGACCCTCCCCTGCCGTCCGCTGGCCAAGGCGGAGGTGGGCAGGTGGCCGGTGGTCCGCACTCTGGCCGCCGGCGGCGGCGCGCTGTTCGTCGACAGGGACGCGTTGTCCACCCTGCCGCGGGTCGTCGCGGACATGACCGCCGCGCTGGGCCGCGGCGAGAGCGTCGCGGCGTTCCCGGAGGGCACCACCTGGTGCGGCCGGGAGATGGGACGCTTCCGCCCGGCCGTCTTCCAGGCCGCGCTCGACGCGGGAGTGCCCGTACGGCCGGTCGCGCTGCGCTTCGTGGAGGGCGCGGGCGAGTGGGCCACGCCGTCCACCCGGCCGTCGTTCGTCGGCGACGACACCCTGGTCGCCTCGCTCCTGCGCATCGTCGCGACCCGCGATCTGGTCGTGGAGGTGACCGTCTTCCCCGGCGTACGCCTGGAGCAGCCGGCCCCGCGCGGCCTCCATCAGGCGGACGCGCGTGGCGAGCCGGGGCAGGGCGAACGGCCCCGGCCGGGCGCGGCGCGGGCGGCACTGGCCAGGATCGCCGAGGCCCAGGTCAGAACGGCACTCCTGCCGGACTCCGGCAGACCTGCCCTGGCCGCCTGA